One window of Pseudomonas sp. FP198 genomic DNA carries:
- a CDS encoding potassium transporter Kup, with protein sequence MLVAAVGVVYGDIGTSPLYTLKEVFSGGYGVPVNHDGVLGILSLIFWSLIWVVSIKYMMFVLRADNQGEGGIMALTALARRAAAGRARLRTLLVVCGLIGAALFYGDSMITPAISVLSAVEGLGLAFEGIDHWVVPLSVVVLVALFLIQRHGTARIGILFGPIMVTWFLVLGALGVYGISQHPEVLNAVNPAWAVRFFVVHPGMGVAILGAVVLALTGAEALYADMGHFGRKPIARAWFILVLPGLMLNYFGQGALLLGDPEAARNPFYLLAPSWALLPLVGLATLATVIASQAVISGAFSLTRQAIQLGYIPRMYIQHTSSAEQGQIYIGAVNWSLMVGVVLLVLGFESSGALASAYGVAVTGTMLMTTILVSAVILLLWKWPPLLAVPVLFGFLLVDGLYFAANVPKIIQGGAFPVIAGIALFVLMTTWKRGKQLLVERLDEGALPLPVFISSIRVQPPHRVQGTAVFLTARSDAVPHALLHNLLHNQVLHEQVVLLTVVYEDIPRVPSQRRFEVDAYGEGFFRVILHFGFTDEPDVPQALKLCHLDELDFSPMRTTYFLSRETVIASKLEGMARWRESLFAFMLKNANGNLRFFNLPLNRVIELGTQVEM encoded by the coding sequence ATGCTGGTCGCGGCGGTCGGAGTGGTATATGGCGACATCGGCACGAGCCCCTTGTATACCCTGAAGGAAGTGTTTTCCGGCGGCTATGGCGTGCCGGTCAACCATGACGGCGTGCTGGGGATTCTGTCGCTGATCTTCTGGTCGCTGATCTGGGTCGTGTCGATCAAATACATGATGTTCGTCCTGCGGGCCGACAACCAGGGCGAGGGCGGGATCATGGCCTTGACCGCCCTGGCGCGGCGGGCGGCGGCCGGCAGGGCGCGGTTGCGCACGTTGCTGGTGGTCTGCGGCTTGATCGGTGCGGCGCTGTTCTATGGCGACAGCATGATCACCCCGGCGATCTCGGTGCTGTCAGCGGTGGAAGGCCTCGGCCTGGCATTTGAAGGCATCGATCATTGGGTGGTGCCGCTTTCGGTGGTGGTGCTGGTCGCGTTGTTCCTGATCCAGCGCCACGGCACCGCGCGGATCGGCATCCTGTTCGGCCCGATCATGGTGACCTGGTTCCTCGTGCTCGGCGCCCTGGGCGTGTATGGCATCAGCCAGCATCCGGAAGTATTAAACGCAGTGAACCCGGCCTGGGCCGTGCGTTTCTTTGTCGTCCACCCGGGCATGGGCGTGGCGATCCTTGGCGCGGTGGTGCTGGCGCTGACCGGGGCTGAAGCGCTGTATGCCGACATGGGGCATTTCGGTCGCAAGCCGATCGCTCGCGCCTGGTTTATCCTCGTGCTGCCGGGCCTTATGCTCAACTATTTCGGCCAGGGCGCCTTGCTGCTCGGCGACCCGGAAGCGGCGCGCAACCCGTTCTATCTGCTGGCGCCGAGCTGGGCATTACTGCCATTGGTGGGCTTGGCGACCCTGGCTACGGTGATCGCCTCGCAGGCGGTGATTTCCGGCGCGTTCTCGCTGACGCGCCAGGCGATCCAGCTCGGCTATATCCCGCGCATGTACATCCAGCACACTTCCAGCGCCGAGCAGGGCCAGATCTATATCGGTGCTGTGAACTGGTCGTTGATGGTCGGCGTGGTGCTGCTGGTGCTGGGCTTCGAATCGTCCGGTGCGCTGGCTTCAGCCTATGGCGTGGCGGTCACCGGTACGATGCTGATGACCACGATTCTGGTCTCTGCCGTGATCCTGTTGTTGTGGAAGTGGCCGCCGCTGCTAGCGGTGCCGGTGCTGTTCGGTTTCCTGCTGGTAGATGGGCTGTACTTCGCCGCCAACGTGCCGAAGATCATCCAGGGCGGCGCGTTCCCGGTCATTGCCGGTATCGCCTTGTTCGTGTTGATGACCACCTGGAAGCGCGGTAAACAACTGCTGGTGGAGCGCCTGGACGAAGGAGCGTTGCCGTTGCCGGTGTTCATCAGCAGCATCCGCGTGCAACCACCCCATCGTGTGCAGGGCACCGCGGTGTTCCTGACCGCGCGCTCGGATGCCGTGCCCCACGCGCTGTTGCATAACCTGTTGCACAACCAGGTGCTGCACGAGCAAGTGGTGTTGTTGACCGTGGTCTACGAGGACATTCCCCGCGTACCGTCGCAGCGGCGCTTCGAGGTCGATGCCTACGGCGAGGGCTTCTTCCGGGTCATCCTGCACTTCGGCTTCACCGACGAACCGGACGTGCCCCAAGCGCTCAAGCTCTGCCATCTGGATGAGCTGGATTTCAGCCCGATGCGCACGACGTACTTCCTCAGCCGCGAGACCGTCATCGCCTCCAAGCTTGAAGGCATGGCGCGCTGGCGCGAGTCGCTGTTCGCCTTCATGTTGAAGAACGCCAATGGCAACCTGCGCTTCTTCAATCTGCCGTTGAACCGGGTTATCGAGCTGGGGACGCAGGTGGAGATGTAG